In one Trichlorobacter lovleyi SZ genomic region, the following are encoded:
- a CDS encoding LysR substrate-binding domain-containing protein, which yields MSLSLRQLEIFEKIASTGSVTRAGEELLLTQSAVSMALSQLEQLSSVPLFERSGRRLVLNDAGRLLLKDARDILLAVKRVEQQLQGETGQLAGELLVGGSTTIANYLLPSLLGDFARSYPHTRVQLTVGNTQQVADLLAAGQLDIAFVEGPCHNRELVAVHWRDDELVVVAGAEHPWGRDKRVTPEQLAAAPWIMREKGSGTREIFEDAMDRAGIRYDIALEFGHTEAIKNGVAAGLGVSCLSRIAVDRELEYGRLVEVASPLLLDRSLTLLKRRNSHCSALLNAFLKVSGGVC from the coding sequence ATGTCCTTGTCCCTCCGACAACTGGAAATTTTTGAAAAGATCGCCTCCACCGGTAGTGTTACCAGGGCCGGAGAGGAGCTGCTGCTGACCCAGTCAGCGGTCAGCATGGCCCTGTCCCAGCTTGAACAGCTCAGCAGTGTCCCGCTCTTTGAGCGATCAGGCAGACGTCTGGTGCTGAATGATGCCGGTCGGCTGTTACTGAAGGATGCCCGTGACATACTCCTGGCTGTCAAACGGGTTGAACAACAGTTACAGGGTGAAACCGGCCAGCTGGCAGGAGAACTGCTTGTCGGCGGCAGCACCACCATTGCCAACTACCTGCTGCCGTCGCTGTTAGGTGATTTTGCCCGCAGCTACCCGCACACCAGGGTGCAATTAACAGTTGGCAATACGCAACAGGTGGCAGATCTGCTGGCAGCTGGACAGCTGGATATCGCCTTTGTAGAGGGGCCTTGCCATAACCGCGAACTGGTTGCCGTGCATTGGCGGGATGATGAACTGGTGGTGGTGGCCGGCGCTGAACACCCGTGGGGCAGGGATAAGCGGGTGACACCGGAGCAGTTGGCCGCAGCCCCCTGGATTATGCGGGAAAAAGGTTCCGGTACCCGTGAAATCTTTGAAGATGCCATGGACAGGGCCGGCATCAGGTATGACATTGCGCTGGAGTTTGGTCATACCGAGGCGATCAAGAACGGTGTTGCTGCCGGGCTGGGGGTAAGCTGTCTCTCGCGGATTGCCGTTGATCGGGAGCTGGAATACGGCCGGCTGGTTGAAGTAGCAAGTCCGTTGCTGCTGGATCGTTCACTGACCCTGCTGAAGCGGCGTAACAGCCACTGCAGCGCCCTGCTGAATGCCTTTTTAAAGGTGTCAGGCGGTGTATGCTAA
- the crcB gene encoding fluoride efflux transporter CrcB encodes MKTAATIALFCAGGGLTRYYLSGWIYGLLGRAFPYGTLVVNIIGAYCIGLIMELGLRSTMLSDTLRIGLTVGFMGGLTTFSTFSYETFKLLEDGQFVMAFTNVLASVAVCLLCTWLGIITVRSLA; translated from the coding sequence ATGAAAACAGCTGCAACCATCGCCCTGTTTTGTGCCGGGGGCGGGCTGACCCGCTACTATCTGTCCGGCTGGATCTATGGCCTGTTGGGACGGGCCTTTCCCTACGGTACCCTTGTGGTGAATATCATCGGTGCTTACTGCATCGGCCTGATCATGGAACTTGGTCTACGCAGCACCATGCTTTCGGACACCCTGCGGATCGGTCTGACGGTCGGGTTCATGGGGGGGCTGACCACCTTTTCAACCTTCAGCTATGAGACCTTCAAGCTGCTGGAGGATGGACAGTTTGTGATGGCCTTTACCAATGTGCTGGCCAGCGTGGCGGTCTGTCTGTTGTGTACCTGGCTGGGAATTATAACGGTTCGGTCGCTGGCATAA